In one Lujinxingia sediminis genomic region, the following are encoded:
- a CDS encoding RHS repeat domain-containing protein encodes MSVYAGLRLKRTRMDNRAAFGMAGWALDVQTFYHGNDRSLILPDRPAQVGAANVSNLIRTFATWSGEEGQVLDMFALSDGRVALITGLAFSLRKVYIMDTSGNVEEVGGDVVGEGEFLDECFLGLNDCGVGDDSSRWKFVGSADLGSDDALYFFNSGCIRRLDIDAGVYEKFAGCVEDYESYLDGLTIAACDHGIYLGGGEEISRVNLDGSTTVVAGRPERGNEDYDPASVPGAVATEVYIKDIGQMACGSEGNLFWLDGVGSIIELTPQGRLEVEWANDGNTIGLLQLTASIEGGPLAVGREQDTVRLWKADDGALNLIAGSKLLDLVTLSEEEQERRQHGDNVPAADAFFNTLYASTQFQDGRILIQDTSKNAIQEGDRYREILSSMPGLSTSGIRVIDPDGSVLTTYDGSGRPEKMINVRTGEEVLTFEYDGSGFLSSLANSLGEKVTIYRDDKGWPIAIEGYFGLRTEIEVNQDGFLTGVTYADGSTRHFETNENGLVTAYEDGRGQRTEYQFAADGGLARVDHPDGSWKTLEADRTSVTMETSDGRTMVYARGDTGLAVRHTVDGAGRTWQRTRTIDGLTTTLRPDGVVTRTSRSDDPRFGRQARYTSSREVEQPNGLINEMLVERQADYNPEDLLDVQQARDILTVNDKTWKNVYETSSRTLTKTSPEGRTQTVVFDEFGRAIRTQFGNFEPTTYEYDGSLKTSVKWGDFETSATYNRLGFLTRLQRQDGEGVDLRRDGIGRVSSSSTGNSRLDFEFDGQGNISSVGTPSAWIHSEFDPMNRVSVLGWADGTEFTFDWGMESRVVASAAPGLTPITTTYDEAGRIKQAASGISRIGFVYDQETGQILSATTNDVAQTFGYVGSLRTSFTTDIGVLSASIERTFDADFRVRSRSLGGHVVNYEFDDDGLLVSAGELQLTWASDAALLESTEVAGITKTLTLQSNGLPEAITWQRGGTVLFKETLEFDSALRIRARNVLAGPGAGNYEFDYGNAGRLVSWSEGAAVQGSYTYDERGNRLSADEVLQTYDEAGRIESVGAVNYSMDAAGRLQARNGGGINQIFEFDAFNRMTRVSDSGVDYHYAYDSLGRLVSKTTNNMVDFVFLYDDSNRPRAQLNASGDVETIFVYGERESTPAYMVRNDQTYVFVTDYLGSVRQVVDASGNVVQELSYDPWGRVQSDTNPGFQPFGFASGIADPNTSLVTFGVRHYDPLSGRWISPDPLGPGGSVNPWVYAENAPISFVDPDGESPFVVIGLLGVTAAIAAPIFIVSVGLTAYSSAPDAINIGREAGGRNGPVDALRHCTMNCRMTRAHGNSVARLASWYHESPLDVGRGNIGTPDNIMDEVNNQCGRDIAERIPPDQACLNACEEALLNGELDVLPPDKWSHNGEENYEEMNEAWSQWKKDGVRSKYYGPWW; translated from the coding sequence GATTCTGCCAGACAGACCGGCCCAAGTTGGGGCCGCAAACGTCTCGAATCTCATACGAACTTTCGCAACATGGAGCGGCGAGGAAGGGCAAGTCTTGGACATGTTCGCGCTCTCTGACGGGCGCGTTGCGCTAATCACTGGGTTGGCATTCTCGCTGCGCAAAGTCTACATCATGGACACATCGGGCAATGTGGAGGAGGTCGGTGGAGACGTGGTGGGCGAGGGCGAATTCTTGGACGAGTGTTTTCTCGGGCTAAACGATTGCGGAGTTGGAGACGATTCCAGCCGGTGGAAATTTGTGGGTTCTGCGGATCTGGGGTCGGATGACGCCCTCTACTTTTTCAACAGCGGATGCATTCGAAGGCTCGATATCGATGCAGGGGTGTATGAGAAATTCGCAGGCTGTGTTGAAGATTATGAAAGCTATTTGGACGGCCTCACTATTGCTGCGTGCGACCATGGAATCTATCTGGGGGGTGGAGAGGAGATTTCTCGGGTTAATCTGGACGGCTCAACAACTGTGGTGGCTGGCCGGCCCGAACGCGGAAACGAAGACTACGACCCAGCTAGTGTCCCTGGTGCCGTGGCGACCGAGGTCTACATCAAAGATATCGGACAGATGGCCTGCGGTAGCGAAGGCAATCTCTTCTGGCTCGATGGTGTGGGCTCAATAATTGAGTTGACTCCGCAAGGAAGACTAGAAGTGGAATGGGCCAACGACGGCAATACCATTGGACTACTCCAACTCACGGCCTCCATCGAAGGGGGCCCGCTGGCCGTGGGCAGAGAGCAGGACACAGTTCGGCTCTGGAAGGCGGATGATGGCGCGCTAAACCTCATTGCTGGCAGCAAACTTCTTGATCTGGTTACACTCTCAGAAGAGGAACAAGAGCGTCGCCAACATGGCGATAATGTTCCTGCTGCCGATGCGTTTTTCAACACCCTCTATGCTTCAACACAATTCCAAGACGGCCGGATTCTGATTCAAGATACGTCCAAGAATGCGATACAAGAAGGAGATAGATATCGTGAAATCCTAAGCTCTATGCCGGGCTTGAGCACCTCGGGAATCAGGGTTATTGACCCCGATGGGAGCGTGCTGACGACCTATGACGGATCGGGGCGTCCAGAAAAAATGATTAACGTTAGAACCGGCGAGGAAGTGCTCACATTCGAGTATGACGGTTCGGGTTTTCTTAGCTCTCTGGCCAATTCTCTGGGAGAGAAAGTCACCATCTACCGTGATGATAAGGGCTGGCCAATTGCCATTGAGGGATACTTTGGCCTTAGGACTGAGATCGAGGTGAATCAAGACGGGTTCTTGACCGGTGTGACGTATGCAGATGGTTCAACACGACATTTTGAAACGAACGAAAATGGCTTAGTCACGGCTTACGAAGACGGCCGCGGACAGCGGACCGAATATCAGTTTGCTGCGGATGGGGGACTTGCTCGGGTGGATCACCCGGACGGTTCATGGAAAACACTTGAGGCCGATAGAACTTCAGTGACTATGGAAACCTCAGACGGACGAACCATGGTCTATGCTCGGGGAGATACGGGGCTTGCGGTGCGCCACACGGTGGATGGGGCAGGTCGGACATGGCAGCGAACTCGAACCATAGACGGCCTCACCACGACGCTTCGACCCGATGGTGTCGTGACCCGAACTTCCCGCTCAGACGACCCGCGATTTGGCAGGCAAGCGCGTTACACCTCAAGCAGGGAGGTCGAGCAGCCAAATGGACTTATCAATGAGATGCTCGTGGAGAGGCAGGCCGACTACAATCCGGAAGATCTTCTCGACGTGCAGCAGGCTCGCGATATCCTCACGGTGAACGACAAGACCTGGAAGAACGTCTACGAGACGTCATCGCGAACCCTAACAAAGACGAGTCCCGAAGGGCGCACTCAGACCGTAGTTTTTGATGAGTTCGGACGTGCAATTCGGACTCAGTTCGGCAATTTTGAGCCGACAACTTACGAGTATGACGGCAGTCTCAAGACCTCCGTTAAGTGGGGAGATTTCGAGACCAGCGCTACTTATAATCGACTTGGTTTCCTGACTCGACTGCAACGCCAAGACGGCGAAGGGGTGGACCTACGTCGGGATGGCATTGGACGTGTGTCGAGCTCTTCAACCGGAAACTCGAGACTTGATTTTGAGTTTGATGGGCAGGGAAATATAAGCTCGGTTGGGACGCCGAGTGCGTGGATACACAGTGAGTTTGACCCCATGAACAGAGTTTCGGTTCTAGGTTGGGCGGATGGAACCGAATTCACGTTCGATTGGGGGATGGAGTCCAGGGTCGTGGCTAGCGCGGCACCAGGACTCACACCTATCACCACAACCTATGATGAAGCCGGCCGCATTAAACAAGCAGCGAGTGGTATTAGCCGGATTGGATTTGTTTACGACCAAGAAACCGGACAAATCCTAAGCGCTACCACGAACGATGTGGCGCAAACGTTTGGCTATGTGGGTTCATTACGGACGAGTTTCACAACTGACATTGGGGTGTTGAGTGCGAGCATTGAGCGTACTTTTGATGCGGACTTCCGAGTTCGCAGCCGCAGCCTTGGAGGACACGTTGTGAACTACGAATTTGACGATGACGGTCTCCTTGTATCAGCCGGTGAATTACAACTGACGTGGGCCTCGGACGCGGCATTGCTAGAATCTACGGAGGTGGCGGGCATCACGAAGACCCTCACTCTTCAATCCAACGGGCTGCCGGAAGCGATTACCTGGCAAAGAGGGGGAACCGTGCTCTTTAAAGAAACCTTAGAATTCGACAGCGCCCTCAGAATCCGGGCCCGCAACGTGCTCGCGGGGCCCGGTGCGGGCAATTATGAGTTCGATTATGGCAATGCCGGACGCCTCGTCTCATGGTCTGAGGGAGCCGCCGTACAAGGAAGTTACACGTACGATGAACGTGGAAATCGTCTGAGCGCGGATGAAGTTCTGCAAACCTATGACGAAGCTGGTCGCATTGAGAGTGTGGGGGCAGTGAACTACAGCATGGACGCGGCGGGTCGGCTTCAGGCACGTAATGGTGGCGGTATCAATCAGATCTTTGAGTTTGATGCGTTTAACCGAATGACTCGAGTATCTGATTCCGGCGTGGATTACCACTACGCCTACGATTCGTTGGGACGATTGGTCTCCAAAACAACGAATAATATGGTCGACTTCGTATTCCTTTACGATGACTCGAACCGGCCACGGGCCCAACTCAACGCAAGTGGGGATGTAGAGACCATTTTTGTCTACGGAGAGCGCGAGTCGACCCCTGCGTATATGGTGCGAAACGACCAGACATACGTCTTTGTGACAGACTATCTGGGGAGTGTGCGGCAGGTGGTGGATGCCTCGGGGAACGTGGTTCAGGAGTTAAGCTACGACCCATGGGGGCGTGTGCAGAGCGATACAAATCCAGGCTTCCAACCTTTTGGGTTTGCCTCGGGCATTGCGGATCCAAATACCAGTCTTGTGACGTTTGGCGTGCGCCACTACGATCCGCTCTCCGGCCGTTGGATCTCTCCAGATCCGTTGGGGCCTGGGGGTAGCGTCAACCCATGGGTTTATGCTGAAAATGCACCAATCTCATTTGTTGACCCAGATGGGGAATCTCCTTTTGTTGTTATCGGATTGCTTGGGGTTACTGCAGCAATAGCCGCTCCCATTTTTATTGTTAGCGTCGGGTTGACAGCATACTCATCGGCTCCGGACGCAATCAATATTGGGAGGGAAGCTGGCGGGCGTAATGGCCCTGTGGATGCATTGAGGCACTGTACCATGAATTGCCGTATGACAAGGGCGCATGGAAACTCGGTTGCAAGGCTAGCATCATGGTATCATGAGTCACCATTGGATGTGGGCCGTGGAAACATTGGGACGCCTGACAACATTATGGACGAGGTGAATAATCAGTGTGGCCGTGATATCGCGGAGAGAATACCACCAGATCAGGCATGCCTGAATGCCTGTGAAGAGGCCCTATTGAATGGCGAACTTGACGTGCTCCCACCGGATAAGTGGAGTCACAACGGAGAAGAGAACTACGAGGAAATGAATGAAGCATGGAGCCAATGGAAAAAGGATGGCGTGCGCTCGAAGTACTATGGGCCCTGGTGGTGA